From a region of the Odoribacter splanchnicus DSM 20712 genome:
- a CDS encoding alpha/beta hydrolase, which translates to MMKRRYMIPLLILVVLGIAYWAGPRLPRTELNTDLPDLPVGIDRISEYVQDREARLPVKPDNQGIILWGDSVAQPTTYVLLYLHGFTASRFEGQPIISDFVKEFRVNAYLPRLAAHGLQGTEAMLGMTPANLYNSAKEALVIAHKLGKKVIIMGTSTGCTLALMLAADFPRLVDALILYSPNIKIKNPMAPLLSGPWGLQISRAVHGGKYAVSDDPADSEDCKYWYCKYRLEAQVYLQQLLDMRMNRREFEKVSQPVFLGYYYKDSDHQDETIEVKAALNMFDELGTPKDEKRAVAFPNAGVHVIACGLSSKAIPEVRQQTFDFARQVLGMK; encoded by the coding sequence ATGATGAAGCGACGTTATATGATACCTTTACTGATCCTTGTTGTTTTAGGCATTGCCTATTGGGCAGGCCCCCGGCTACCTCGTACGGAATTGAATACGGACCTACCGGATCTACCGGTTGGAATCGACCGTATCAGTGAGTATGTGCAGGACAGGGAGGCTCGGTTACCGGTGAAGCCCGATAATCAGGGAATCATTTTATGGGGAGATTCGGTTGCTCAGCCTACAACCTACGTATTGCTTTATCTGCATGGATTTACGGCCAGCCGTTTCGAAGGCCAGCCGATCATATCCGATTTTGTAAAAGAATTTAGAGTGAATGCTTATCTTCCCCGGCTGGCGGCCCACGGCTTGCAAGGTACGGAGGCTATGCTCGGTATGACGCCGGCTAATCTTTACAATTCGGCTAAAGAAGCCTTGGTGATCGCTCACAAATTGGGGAAGAAAGTTATTATAATGGGGACATCCACCGGTTGTACGTTAGCTTTGATGTTAGCGGCCGATTTTCCCAGGCTGGTGGATGCCCTGATCTTATATTCACCGAATATTAAAATTAAAAATCCTATGGCCCCCTTGTTGAGCGGTCCCTGGGGATTACAGATCAGCCGGGCCGTACATGGAGGGAAATATGCCGTTTCGGATGATCCGGCAGATAGTGAAGATTGTAAATACTGGTATTGTAAATACCGCTTGGAAGCACAGGTTTATTTACAGCAACTGCTGGATATGAGAATGAACCGACGGGAATTCGAAAAAGTCTCTCAGCCTGTTTTTTTAGGTTATTATTACAAAGATTCCGATCATCAGGATGAGACGATAGAAGTTAAAGCGGCGTTGAACATGTTCGACGAATTAGGAACTCCTAAAGACGAGAAACGGGCCGTTGCTTTTCCGAATGCAGGCGTACACGTTATTGCCTGTGGTTTATCGTCGAAAGCTATTCCTGAAGTCAGACAACAAACTTTCGATTTTGCCCGTCAAGTTTTGGGTATGAAATAA
- a CDS encoding ABC transporter permease has product MIDIKLFVRNLIHNKLYFAITVLGFAIALTFVLVLSVYIRQELSVDQFHQNKDRIYRVVDEEGSYWGAVIGSELQSKYPEIECYTRYYNQNYMVEIPHQEKILMQTALIDSSFFRSCFTSVWDWRKR; this is encoded by the coding sequence ATGATCGATATTAAATTATTTGTACGCAACCTGATTCACAATAAGCTTTATTTTGCTATTACGGTTTTGGGATTTGCTATCGCATTGACTTTTGTACTGGTGTTGAGTGTTTATATTCGTCAGGAACTATCGGTAGACCAATTTCATCAAAATAAAGACCGGATTTATCGGGTGGTCGATGAAGAGGGATCGTATTGGGGGGCTGTGATTGGTAGCGAACTGCAAAGTAAATATCCTGAGATCGAATGTTATACAAGGTATTATAATCAGAACTATATGGTAGAAATTCCTCATCAGGAAAAAATCCTGATGCAAACAGCTCTGATCGATTCTTCATTTTTCCGGAGTTGTTTTACTTCTGTCTGGGATTGGCGTAAGCGGTAG